Proteins encoded in a region of the Planococcus citri chromosome 1, ihPlaCitr1.1, whole genome shotgun sequence genome:
- the LOC135833603 gene encoding transient receptor potential cation channel protein painless-like, whose product MRNQEKLLSAFKEDRFEDFETLLEYSDIDVDYDYGEPDNGTLLDLVNRSPRSENGQYVSALIRRGAKVWRKNGETGKLEIHEIFNNSDSFLLYDIYVDIMKIAVEENDIEAITLLTRSYSRYRFNDDHPGSRKHLILLEGSIDAVRLFIKYFDVDKEFQRDSQGRLYCCREIILQKYPELDAELPTRTSSELQKILFSYLKNGVPELFVRRIGDPEISSEILNDASQNHSKTYLHVACERNYIDVVDALLKKNVHLNQISCSRFYEFAYSLTPIMLAAVHGHYEVFKKLFVIPKVELPIAGGRRSVLHLVLLGMQCSMNFNCSTDGHRMILQLLLKLHECNDSEKLIIEDYRLNITHTDRFGNSALHYALKFNNEFAIKLLLRAGAKLYPEDQSILTSISATIIEGYFDDCIRSKRASFGGQMHQIPEDEPIIFDYKIFTQLDLYSIATKSNRIFFARFESVTEMRKLYKHPLTKSFLYLKWRFFRIFYYINLTVYLFFCLALSMYIFQTQHCLPSSASFNGSRSTDAANSHRVSSIPCHYDESWLIITYLLYIVLILRELCQFSVSIREYVGIPENWFEMTMIVAIGFLFANDTSKHLAAIAILTSWIELIFLLGKQPSLSIYIEMFKRVSLNFAKFLLLYSILVASFAYSFFILFRNETSNLNTADRTNENSMNLWPDLQMSFFKSIIMMTGEFDASTLPLGSNFSYGHVLFILFVFLVAMVLYNLLNGLAVSDTRAIMEDAEVLVVALISRAKLISQIERLGNKLFGDAVQCIDVTKWVYVFPTVSNRTEYFDLRDSQKNVVKMPAAIVKHAEEILEKRKQSELAKKQSQNSSTDVIKNSSSDRQFVNELNHQFSEQISDLKLVIDAKISAFEEKLLQKWQNDDKRFDQINKLLESVLQEVNPLKNKDKFATW is encoded by the coding sequence ATGAGGAATCAAGAAAAACTACTGTCTGCGTTCAAGGAGGACAGATTTGAAGATTTCGAAACACTCTTGGAATATTCGGACATAGACGTTGATTATGATTACGGCGAGCCAGACAATGGAACGTTATTGGATTTGGTCAACAGGTCACCTAGGAGTGAAAACGGGCAATACGTTTCCGCACTAATACGAAGAGGGGCTAAAGTTTGGCGCAAGAATGGAGAGACTGGTAAATTAGAGATACAcgagattttcaataattcagaCTCATTTTTGTTGTACGATATCTATGTTGATATTATGAAAATTGCTGTTGAAGAAAACGACATCGAGGCCATTACGCTTTTAACTCGCTCCTATTCTAGGTATAGATTCAATGATGATCATCCAGGATCTCGAAAACACCTGATTTTGCTCGAAGGAAGCATTGATGCAGTTCGGCTGTTCATCAAGTACTTCGACGTGGACAAGGAATTTCAAAGAGATTCTCAGGGACGTCTTTATTGTTGTCGCGaaataatattgcaaaaatatccGGAGCTGGACGCGGAGCTCCCAACACGAACATCGAGCGAGctccagaaaattttattttcatacctGAAAAACGGTGTTCCTGAATTATTTGTGAGACGAATAGGCGATCCCGAGATTAGCTCAGAAATTCTAAATGATGCATCACAAAACCATAGTAAGACGTATTTACATGTCGCTTGCGAACGCAATTACATCGACGTGGTAGAcgcgttgttgaaaaaaaacgtccACCTGAATCAGATTTCTTGTTCACGTTTCTATGAATTCGCGTACAGTCTGACGCCAATAATGCTGGCCGCTGTTCACGGTCATTACGAAGTATTCAAGAAACTCTTCGTCATACCCAAAGTTGAACTGCCAATTGCAGGAGGAAGAAGATCAGTTTTGCATCTAGTGTTGTTAGGTATGCAATGTTCGATGAATTTTAATTGCTCAACAGACGGTCATCGTATGATACTGCAATTACTTCTAAAACTGCATGAATGTAACGATAGTGAAAAACTAATTATAGAAGATTACAGACTGAATATAACTCACACGGACAGGTTTGGTAATTCAGCTCTTCATTATGCGTTAAAATTCAACAACGAATTTGCCATCAAGTTACTTCTTAGAGCAGGTGCCAAACTGTACCCAGAGGATCAATCTATATTGACCTCGATTTCTGCTACAATCATAGAAGGCTATTTCGATGACTGCATTCGTTCGAAAAGAGCATCCTTTGGCGGCCAGATGCACCAGATTCCTGAGGACGAGCCAATAATATTCGATTACAAAATATTCACACAACTAGACCTATATTCTATTGCTACCAAAAGCAATAGAATTTTCTTCGCTCGATTCGAATCAGTAACCGAAATGAGAAAACTATACAAGCATCCGCTCACGAAGAGCTTTCTATATTTGAAATGGCGTTTCTTCAGAATATTTTACTACATTAATTTGACagtctatttatttttttgtttggctCTGAGCATGTATATCTTCCAAACTCAACACTGTCTGCCATCATCGGCAAGTTTCAACGGTTCCAGATCAACTGATGCAGCAAATAGTCACCGTGTATCTTCCATTCCATGTCACTATGACGAATCATGGCTAATAATAACATATCTGCTTTACATCGTACTTATTTTACGAGAACTGTGCCAATTCTCTGTTTCAATTCGGGAGTACGTCGGTATTCCAGAAAACTGGTTTGAGATGACGATGATCGTGGCGATTGGTTTCCTCTTCGCGAATGACACCAGTAAGCATTTAGCGGCGATCGCTATTCTAACATCATGgatcgaattgatttttttactcggtAAGCAACCGTCACTCTCAATATACATAGAAATGTTCAAAAGGGTGTCgttgaattttgccaaatttctcCTCTTATACTCGATTCTAGTCGCATCTTTCGCATACAGCTTCTTCATATTATTTAGAAATGAAACCAGCAACCTCAATACTGCCGATCGAACGAATGAAAATTCGATGAATTTGTGGCCAGACCTGCAAATGTCCTTTTTCAAATCGATAATCATGATGACAGGCGAATTTGATGCTTCTACTCTACCGCTTGGTTCGAATTTTAGTTATGGCCACGTGCTCTTCATACTTTTCGTCTTCTTAGTCGCCATGGTACTTTACAATCTACTTAATGGTTTGGCCGTCAGCGATACTCGCGCCATCATGGAGGACGCTGAAGTACTCGTAGTTGCTCTGATATCTAGAGCAAAACTCATCTCGCAGATAGAACGCCTGGGCAACAAATTATTCGGTGACGCGGTGCAGTGCATTGATGTAACTAAGTGGGTTTATGTATTCCCAACCGTAAGTAACAGAACAGAATATTTTGATTTACGAGATTCtcagaaaaatgttgtcaaaatgcCGGCTGCCATCGTAAAACATGctgaagaaattttagaaaaacgaaaacaatCCGAGCTGGCCAAAAAACAAAGCCAAAATTCGTCGACGGATGTCATAAAAAACAGCTCATCAGATCGTCAATTCGTCAACGAATTAAATCATCAATTTAGCGAGCAAATAAGTGATTTGAAACTTGTAATCGACGCCAAAATTTctgcatttgaagaaaaattattacaaaaatggcAAAACGATGATAAGCGGTTTGaccaaattaataaattactcGAATCTGTCTTGCAGGAGGTAAACCCTCTAAAGAATAAAGACAAATTTGCAACCTGGTAG